The proteins below come from a single Streptomyces sp. MRC013 genomic window:
- the glyA gene encoding serine hydroxymethyltransferase: protein MPLTAGVEEALDGAYGPDAGALRRQDPEIADALDGEARRQEDGLQLIAAENFTSPAVLAALGSRLANKYAEGYPGRRHHGGCEYADAAERLAVERACALFGAEHANVQPHSGSSAVLAAYAALLRPGDTLLAMGLVHGGHLTHGSPANFSGRWFHSVPYGVDAESGLVDHRQVRLLARRHRPRAIVCGSISYPRHLDHAEFRDIADEVGAALIVDAAHPIGLVAGGAAPNPVPYADVVCATTHKVLRGPRGGLLLCGAELAERIDRAVFPFTQGGPQMHTVAAKAVAFGEAAAPAFGAYAHRVVDNARLLAAHLAELGLAVTTGGTDTHLITADPAPLGVDGRTARARLAAAGLVVDTCALPYGDGRGVRLGTAAVTTQGMGAAEMERIARLFAEALREGADTGGTRARARALARRFPPYRG from the coding sequence ATGCCGCTCACCGCCGGAGTCGAGGAGGCGCTGGACGGCGCCTACGGACCGGACGCCGGCGCGCTGCGCCGGCAGGACCCCGAGATCGCCGACGCGCTGGACGGGGAGGCGCGGCGGCAGGAGGACGGCCTCCAGCTGATCGCCGCGGAGAACTTCACCTCGCCCGCCGTGCTCGCCGCGCTCGGCTCGCGGCTCGCCAACAAGTACGCCGAGGGCTACCCCGGCCGCCGCCACCACGGCGGCTGCGAGTACGCCGACGCGGCCGAGCGGCTCGCCGTGGAGCGGGCGTGCGCCCTGTTCGGCGCCGAGCACGCGAACGTGCAACCCCACTCGGGTTCCTCCGCCGTGCTGGCGGCGTACGCGGCGCTGCTGCGCCCCGGGGACACCCTCCTCGCCATGGGCCTGGTCCACGGCGGCCACCTCACGCACGGGTCGCCGGCGAACTTCTCGGGACGCTGGTTCCACTCCGTCCCGTACGGCGTCGACGCGGAGAGCGGGCTCGTCGACCACCGCCAGGTGCGCCTCCTGGCCCGCCGCCACCGGCCGAGGGCGATCGTGTGCGGCTCGATCTCGTACCCCCGGCACCTCGACCACGCCGAGTTCCGCGACATCGCCGACGAGGTGGGGGCGGCCCTGATCGTCGACGCCGCGCACCCCATCGGGCTGGTCGCCGGGGGAGCGGCGCCCAACCCCGTCCCGTACGCGGACGTCGTGTGCGCGACGACGCACAAGGTGCTGCGCGGGCCGCGCGGCGGGCTGCTGCTGTGCGGGGCGGAGCTGGCGGAGCGGATCGACCGGGCGGTGTTCCCGTTCACGCAGGGCGGCCCCCAGATGCACACCGTCGCCGCCAAGGCCGTCGCCTTCGGGGAGGCCGCCGCGCCGGCGTTCGGCGCGTACGCCCACCGGGTCGTCGACAACGCGCGCCTCCTCGCCGCGCACCTCGCCGAGCTGGGCCTCGCGGTGACGACCGGCGGCACGGACACGCACCTGATCACCGCCGACCCGGCGCCGCTCGGCGTCGACGGCCGCACCGCCCGCGCACGCCTGGCGGCTGCGGGCCTGGTCGTGGACACGTGCGCGCTGCCCTACGGGGACGGGCGGGGCGTCCGGCTGGGCACGGCCGCGGTGACCACCCAGGGCATGGGCGCCGCGGAGATGGAGCGGATCGCGCGGCTGTTCGCCGAGGCGCTCCGCGAGGGTGCGGACACGGGCGGAACGCGCGCGCGGGCACGGGCCCTGGCACGGCGGTTCCCCCCGTACCGGGGGTAG
- a CDS encoding protein-tyrosine-phosphatase yields the protein MTAPEGRGIGTASTFRILHVSTGNVCRSPITERLTRHALRGRIGDPAGCGLIVESAGTWGHEGAPMEANAEAVLADFGADASGFVGRELIDEHVIRADLVLTATRDHRAQVVSMGHSAGLRTFTLKEFTRLVRAIDPTTLPDPETDGVVARAHALVRAAAALRGWLLAPSAEADEVNDPYGAPITFFRSVGDEIDRALEPVVTALTGVPARR from the coding sequence TTGACCGCCCCTGAGGGGCGTGGCATAGGCACGGCGAGCACGTTCCGCATCCTCCACGTCAGCACCGGCAACGTCTGTCGCTCGCCCATCACCGAGCGGCTGACCCGCCACGCCCTGCGAGGCCGCATCGGCGACCCCGCGGGCTGCGGGCTGATCGTGGAGAGCGCCGGCACGTGGGGGCACGAGGGCGCGCCGATGGAGGCGAACGCCGAGGCGGTCCTCGCGGACTTCGGCGCCGACGCGAGCGGGTTCGTCGGCCGGGAACTGATCGACGAGCACGTCATCCGCGCCGACCTGGTGCTCACGGCCACCCGCGACCACCGGGCCCAGGTCGTCTCGATGGGCCACAGCGCGGGTCTGCGCACGTTCACCCTGAAGGAGTTCACCCGGCTCGTGCGGGCGATAGACCCCACGACGCTGCCCGACCCGGAGACCGACGGCGTGGTGGCCCGGGCGCACGCGCTGGTGCGGGCGGCGGCCGCGCTGCGGGGCTGGCTGCTGGCGCCGAGCGCGGAGGCGGACGAGGTGAACGACCCGTACGGCGCGCCCATCACGTTCTTCCGGTCGGTGGGCGACGAGATCGACCGGGCCCTGGAGCCGGTGGTGACCGCCCTGACGGGGGTCCCCGCGCGCCGCTGA
- a CDS encoding L-threonylcarbamoyladenylate synthase: MARRYDCNDATDRSTGLREAASAVRRGELVVLPTDTVYGIGADAFSPEAVADLLEAKGRGRSMPTPVLIGSPNTLHGLVTDFSEQAWELVDAFWPGALTLVARHQPSLQWDLGDTRGTVAVRMPLHPVAIELLTEVGPMAVSSANLTGHPAPEDCDAAQGMLGDSVSVYLDGGPTPGIVPSSIVDVTRRTPVLLRAGALSADELRKVVPDLEVAS; this comes from the coding sequence ATGGCACGGCGATACGACTGCAACGACGCGACCGACCGCTCGACGGGCCTGCGCGAGGCCGCGTCCGCCGTCCGCCGCGGCGAGCTCGTCGTGCTGCCGACGGACACCGTCTACGGCATCGGCGCGGACGCCTTCAGCCCGGAGGCCGTCGCCGACCTGCTGGAGGCCAAGGGCCGCGGCCGCAGCATGCCCACGCCCGTCCTCATCGGCTCGCCCAACACCCTGCACGGCCTGGTCACCGACTTCTCCGAGCAGGCGTGGGAGCTCGTCGACGCGTTCTGGCCGGGCGCGCTCACGCTCGTCGCCCGGCACCAGCCGTCCCTCCAGTGGGACCTGGGCGACACCCGCGGCACCGTCGCGGTCCGCATGCCGCTGCACCCCGTGGCGATCGAACTGCTCACCGAGGTCGGCCCGATGGCGGTGTCCTCCGCCAACCTCACGGGGCACCCCGCGCCGGAGGACTGCGACGCCGCCCAGGGCATGCTCGGCGACTCCGTGTCGGTGTACCTGGACGGCGGCCCGACGCCGGGCATCGTGCCGTCGTCGATCGTCGACGTCACGCGGAGGACGCCGGTGCTGCTGCGCGCGGGCGCCCTCTCCGCGGACGAGCTGCGCAAGGTCGTACCCGACCTCGAGGTGGCCAGTTGA
- the prmC gene encoding peptide chain release factor N(5)-glutamine methyltransferase — MQQNFGGRTPSPRSLLLSEVAQATRRLADAGVPSPRFDAEELAAFVHGVKRGELHNVGDADFDARYWEAVARREAREPLQHITGRAFFRYLELRVGPGVFVPRPETESVVGWAIDAVRAMDVVEPLVVDLCSGSGAIALALAQEVPRSRVHAVELSEDALVWTRRNAEGTRVTVHHGDALTALPELDGQVDLVISNPPYIPLTEWEYVAPEARDHDPDMALFSGEDGLDVIRGIERTAHRLLRPGGLVVVEHADTQGGQVPWIFSEEAGWADAADHPDLNNRPRFATARKATP, encoded by the coding sequence GTGCAGCAGAATTTCGGGGGAAGGACCCCGAGCCCCCGCAGCCTGCTGCTGTCGGAGGTCGCCCAGGCCACCCGGCGCCTGGCCGACGCCGGAGTGCCGTCGCCGCGCTTCGACGCGGAGGAGCTCGCCGCCTTCGTCCACGGCGTCAAACGCGGCGAACTGCACAACGTCGGGGACGCCGACTTCGACGCCCGCTACTGGGAGGCCGTGGCGCGCCGCGAGGCCCGCGAGCCGCTCCAGCACATCACCGGCCGGGCGTTCTTCCGCTACCTGGAGCTCCGTGTGGGCCCCGGCGTCTTCGTGCCCCGCCCGGAGACCGAGTCGGTCGTCGGATGGGCGATAGACGCCGTACGGGCGATGGACGTCGTCGAGCCGCTCGTCGTCGACCTGTGCTCCGGCTCCGGCGCGATCGCCCTCGCCCTGGCCCAGGAGGTGCCGCGCTCCCGCGTGCACGCCGTGGAACTGTCCGAGGACGCCCTGGTGTGGACGCGGCGCAACGCCGAGGGGACCAGGGTCACCGTCCACCACGGCGACGCGCTGACGGCCCTGCCGGAGCTGGACGGCCAGGTCGACCTGGTCATCTCCAACCCGCCGTACATCCCGCTCACCGAGTGGGAGTACGTGGCGCCCGAGGCGCGCGACCACGACCCCGACATGGCGCTGTTCTCCGGCGAGGACGGCCTCGACGTGATCCGCGGCATCGAGCGCACCGCGCACCGCCTGCTCCGCCCCGGCGGCCTCGTCGTCGTCGAGCACGCCGACACGCAGGGCGGCCAGGTGCCGTGGATCTTCAGCGAGGAGGCCGGCTGGGCGGACGCCGCCGACCACCCCGACCTGAACAACCGACCCCGCTTCGCGACGGCCCGCAAGGCGACGCCGTGA
- the prfA gene encoding peptide chain release factor 1, translating into MFEAVEELVGEHADLEKKLADPSVHADQANARRLNKRYAELTPVVAAYRDWKRTGEDIETAREFAADDPDFAVEVKELEKRREELTGRLRLLLVPRDPSDDKDVILEIKAGAGGDESALFAGDLLRMYLRYAERVGWKTEVIDATESELGGYKDVQVAVKTKGGNGATEPGRGVWARLKYEGGVHRVQRVPATESQGRIHTSAAGVLVTPEAEEVDVEINPNDLRIDVYRSSGPGGQSVNTTDSAVRITHLPTGVVASCQNEKSQLQNKEQALRILRSRLLAMAQEEAERNAADARRSQVRTVDRSEKIRTYNYPENRISDHRVGFKAYNLDQVLDGDLDAVIQACVDADAAAKLSAA; encoded by the coding sequence ATGTTCGAGGCGGTCGAGGAACTGGTCGGCGAGCACGCCGACCTAGAGAAGAAGCTCGCCGACCCTTCGGTCCACGCCGATCAGGCCAACGCGCGCAGGCTCAACAAGCGCTACGCCGAGCTGACCCCGGTCGTCGCCGCGTACCGCGACTGGAAGCGGACCGGCGAGGACATCGAGACCGCCCGCGAGTTCGCCGCCGACGACCCCGACTTCGCCGTCGAGGTCAAGGAGCTGGAGAAGCGGCGCGAGGAGCTCACCGGCAGGCTGCGGCTGCTGCTCGTCCCGCGCGACCCCAGCGACGACAAGGACGTCATCCTGGAGATCAAGGCGGGCGCGGGCGGCGACGAGTCCGCCCTCTTCGCCGGCGACCTCCTGCGGATGTACCTGCGGTACGCCGAGCGCGTCGGCTGGAAGACCGAGGTCATCGACGCCACCGAGTCCGAGCTGGGCGGCTACAAGGACGTCCAGGTCGCCGTGAAGACCAAGGGCGGCAACGGCGCGACCGAACCCGGCCGGGGCGTCTGGGCGCGGCTGAAGTACGAGGGCGGGGTGCACCGCGTGCAGCGCGTGCCGGCCACCGAGTCGCAGGGCCGCATCCACACCTCCGCGGCCGGCGTCCTCGTCACGCCCGAGGCCGAGGAGGTCGACGTCGAGATCAACCCCAACGACCTGCGGATCGACGTCTACCGGTCCTCCGGCCCCGGCGGCCAGTCCGTCAACACCACCGACTCGGCCGTCCGCATCACGCACCTGCCGACCGGTGTCGTCGCCTCCTGCCAGAACGAGAAGAGCCAGCTCCAGAACAAGGAGCAGGCCCTGCGCATCCTCCGCTCCCGGCTGCTCGCGATGGCCCAGGAGGAGGCCGAGCGCAACGCCGCGGACGCCCGCCGCAGCCAGGTCCGCACGGTCGACCGGTCGGAGAAGATCCGCACCTACAACTACCCCGAGAACCGCATCTCGGACCACCGCGTCGGCTTCAAGGCGTACAACCTGGACCAGGTGCTCGACGGGGACCTGGACGCCGTGATCCAGGCGTGCGTCGACGCCGACGCGGCCGCGAAGCTCTCCGCCGCGTGA
- the rpmE gene encoding 50S ribosomal protein L31 has product MKRDIHPEYVETQVSCTCGASFTTRSTIENGAIRAEVCSECHPFYTGKQKILDTGGRVARFEARFGKAAGSKK; this is encoded by the coding sequence TTGAAGCGCGACATCCACCCCGAGTACGTCGAGACCCAGGTCAGCTGCACCTGCGGCGCGTCGTTCACCACCCGCAGCACGATCGAGAACGGCGCCATCCGCGCCGAGGTCTGCTCCGAGTGCCACCCGTTCTACACGGGCAAGCAGAAGATCCTCGACACCGGCGGCCGCGTGGCCCGCTTCGAGGCCCGCTTCGGCAAGGCTGCCGGCTCCAAGAAGTAG
- a CDS encoding LCP family protein: MGEQETGGIPAGAGRGGRAARRGLAVAAWAVAALAVLGAGGAGVAYMRLDANIEGIDINTRLGDDRPRNVDDGSLDVLVLGSDSRSGANRAYGRDEGTARSDTAMVVHLHQGRRKATVVSIPRDTLVTRPECARRDGGSEPAAYRAMFNTAYEVGGPACAVKTVEQMSGIRMDHYIEVDFTGFKELVDELGGVRVTTTRAIEDGGSHLDLAAGTHTLDGEQALGLVRTRKGVGDQSDLGRIQLQQAFVKALVEQVGRVGVLSSPQKLWGLASTATRAITPDSELDSVKELAEFAGGLSDLDADGVRTVTLPVRYDPADPNRVVPLDVQAQQVWQALRQDLPVPASAVRDTAAGKAGDVVR; the protein is encoded by the coding sequence ATGGGCGAGCAGGAGACGGGCGGCATACCCGCCGGGGCGGGGCGCGGGGGGAGGGCGGCCCGGCGCGGCCTGGCCGTCGCCGCATGGGCGGTCGCCGCCCTGGCCGTCCTCGGCGCGGGCGGGGCCGGGGTCGCCTACATGAGGCTCGACGCCAACATCGAGGGCATCGACATCAACACCCGGCTCGGCGACGACCGCCCCCGGAACGTCGACGACGGCTCCCTCGACGTCCTCGTCCTCGGCTCCGACTCCCGCTCCGGGGCCAACCGCGCCTACGGCCGCGACGAGGGCACCGCCCGCTCCGACACGGCGATGGTCGTCCACCTCCACCAGGGGCGCCGGAAGGCCACCGTGGTCTCCATCCCGCGCGACACGCTGGTCACCCGCCCCGAGTGCGCCCGCCGCGACGGCGGCAGCGAGCCCGCCGCGTACCGGGCGATGTTCAACACCGCGTACGAGGTCGGCGGCCCCGCCTGCGCGGTGAAGACCGTCGAGCAGATGTCCGGCATCCGCATGGACCACTACATCGAGGTCGACTTCACCGGTTTCAAGGAGCTCGTCGACGAGCTGGGCGGCGTCCGGGTGACCACCACGCGCGCCATCGAGGACGGCGGCAGCCACCTCGACCTCGCCGCCGGCACCCACACCCTCGACGGCGAACAGGCCCTCGGCCTCGTCCGCACCCGCAAGGGCGTCGGCGACCAGAGCGACCTCGGCCGCATCCAGCTCCAGCAGGCCTTCGTCAAGGCCCTCGTCGAGCAGGTCGGGCGGGTCGGCGTCCTCAGCAGCCCGCAGAAGCTCTGGGGCCTCGCCTCCACCGCGACCCGGGCGATCACCCCCGACTCCGAGCTGGACAGCGTCAAGGAGCTCGCCGAGTTCGCCGGCGGCCTCTCCGACCTCGACGCCGACGGCGTCCGGACGGTCACGCTGCCGGTCCGGTACGACCCGGCCGACCCCAACCGGGTCGTCCCCCTGGACGTCCAGGCCCAGCAGGTCTGGCAGGCGCTGCGCCAGGACCTTCCGGTGCCCGCCTCCGCCGTCCGGGACACCGCCGCGGGGAAGGCCGGGGACGTGGTCCGCTGA
- a CDS encoding trypsin-like serine protease, translating to MTSAQRRARTVLPAAAAALALGGAMLGAAPAQAADAAPAPVKRNATKAPGQSKADLLDRVRGSVADINDGEADTTPAREREAGETPGSGTKESYIIGGAPAAITEAPWMVQLHYYDDKGNDDETDDEGFFCGGSLVAPNKVLTAAHCVYGLNWALNGAVVSGTGQMPTVTETGLDLHGGRIDGITRQWMSPTYDDATISGGDVAVLTLSEAVPHRTLQPTRSGDTASYQDGVSATVYGWGRTSSTSDEGSQTLKKAVIPMRADASCSSYYGGDFVAGQMVCAGNPASGQDAGTVSPCNGDSGGPLVVNGRIAGVVSWGVRDCVASGAYSVYAKTSTYVGQINARVDDADLDFDGRADLFARTSAGEAWEYYSRGTSLGGRFSLGDWSGENLVRQADLDRDGRQEYLYRTTGGVLRWFHINGDGSDHTVGSGWGAMKNILVPGDMTGDALPDLLAQDKNGYLWLYPGRGNGTFGTRVSVGSGWGVMTIAGKGDFTGDGKADMLARDTSGRLWVYPGRGTATATFTNRVLAGKSGWNFTAYAATGDVSGDGKADLLARDSAGVMWLYQGRSSSTAPFVPRVKIGSGWNAFNLFG from the coding sequence GTGACATCTGCCCAGCGGAGGGCCCGCACCGTCCTCCCCGCGGCCGCCGCCGCACTCGCCCTGGGCGGTGCGATGCTCGGCGCCGCACCCGCGCAGGCGGCGGACGCGGCACCGGCCCCGGTCAAGCGGAACGCGACGAAGGCCCCCGGCCAGTCCAAGGCCGACCTGCTGGACCGCGTCAGGGGATCGGTCGCCGACATCAACGACGGCGAGGCCGACACCACCCCGGCGCGGGAGCGGGAGGCCGGTGAGACCCCGGGCTCCGGCACCAAGGAGTCCTACATCATCGGCGGTGCGCCCGCCGCCATCACCGAGGCGCCGTGGATGGTGCAGCTGCACTACTACGACGACAAGGGCAACGACGACGAGACGGACGACGAGGGCTTCTTCTGCGGTGGCTCCCTGGTCGCCCCGAACAAGGTCCTGACCGCCGCGCACTGCGTGTACGGCCTGAACTGGGCGCTCAACGGCGCGGTCGTCTCCGGCACCGGCCAGATGCCGACCGTCACCGAGACCGGGCTCGACCTGCACGGCGGCCGGATCGACGGGATCACCCGCCAGTGGATGAGCCCGACCTACGACGACGCCACGATCTCGGGCGGCGACGTCGCCGTCCTCACCCTGTCCGAGGCGGTGCCGCACAGGACGCTCCAGCCCACGCGGAGCGGCGACACGGCCTCCTACCAGGACGGCGTCTCCGCCACGGTCTACGGCTGGGGCCGCACCAGCTCCACGTCGGACGAGGGCTCGCAGACGCTGAAGAAGGCCGTCATCCCGATGCGGGCCGACGCCAGCTGCTCGTCGTACTACGGCGGCGACTTCGTCGCGGGCCAGATGGTCTGCGCCGGCAACCCCGCCTCCGGCCAGGACGCCGGCACGGTCTCCCCGTGCAACGGCGACTCGGGCGGCCCGCTCGTCGTGAACGGCCGGATAGCCGGCGTCGTGTCGTGGGGCGTCCGGGACTGCGTCGCGAGCGGCGCGTACAGCGTCTACGCGAAGACCAGCACCTACGTCGGCCAGATCAACGCGCGGGTCGACGACGCGGACCTGGACTTCGACGGCCGCGCGGACCTGTTCGCGCGCACGTCGGCCGGGGAGGCCTGGGAGTACTACTCCCGCGGCACCTCGCTCGGCGGCCGGTTCTCCCTCGGCGACTGGAGCGGCGAGAACCTGGTCCGCCAGGCCGACCTGGACCGGGACGGCCGCCAGGAGTACCTGTACCGCACCACCGGCGGCGTCCTGCGGTGGTTCCACATCAACGGCGACGGAAGCGACCACACCGTCGGCTCCGGCTGGGGCGCGATGAAGAACATCCTGGTCCCCGGCGACATGACCGGTGACGCGCTGCCCGACCTGCTCGCGCAGGACAAGAACGGCTACCTGTGGCTGTACCCGGGCCGCGGCAACGGCACCTTCGGCACCCGTGTCAGCGTCGGCTCCGGCTGGGGCGTCATGACCATCGCGGGCAAGGGCGACTTCACCGGTGACGGCAAGGCCGACATGCTGGCCCGCGACACCTCGGGCCGCCTGTGGGTGTACCCGGGCCGCGGCACCGCCACGGCGACGTTCACCAACCGGGTCCTGGCCGGCAAGAGCGGCTGGAACTTCACCGCGTACGCCGCCACAGGCGACGTGAGCGGCGACGGCAAGGCCGACCTGCTGGCCCGCGACTCGGCCGGCGTGATGTGGCTCTACCAGGGCCGCAGCTCCTCCACGGCGCCGTTCGTCCCGCGCGTCAAGATCGGCTCCGGCTGGAACGCGTTCAACCTCTTCGGCTGA
- the rho gene encoding transcription termination factor Rho, whose translation MSDTTDLMGVTADKNVDAAAPAAGAATGTTSRRRRSGTGLEGMVLAELQQVASGLGIRGTARMRKSQLIEVIKEAQTGGAPLPGGGAAAAPKSAESGTADTKPKRRATSRTRTGEETGGRAADAAEAPLAGSAKAERDDRGEAAARGGKAVAQQQIEIPGQPSPKLAASLEQGDEAAGDRRRRRATAPVGSPATDTEVRAEARTEVRAEGQEARTAESDTTEAGRRDRRERRDRGDRADRQRDRRDRGKGDDQQGGGQRQQRQGAPQGQAGPQDDGYDDEAGGRRGRRGRYRDRRGRRGREDFAGEPQVSEDDVLIPVAGILDILDNYAFIRTSGYLPGPNDVYVSLAQVRKYGLRKGDHVTGAVRQPKEGERREKFNALVRLDSANGMAADSGRGRPEFNKLTPLYPQDRLRLETDPGVLTTRIIDLVSPIGKGQRGLIVAPPKTGKTMIMQAIANAITHNNPECHLMVVLVDERPEEVTDMQRSVKGEVISSTFDRPAEDHTTVAELAIERAKRLVELGHDVVVLLDSITRLGRAYNLAAPASGRILSGGVDSTALYPPKRFFGAARNIEDGGSLTILATALVDTGSRMDEVIFEEFKGTGNMELKLDRKLADKRIFPAVDVDASGTRKEEILLGSEELAIVWKLRRVLHALDQQQAIELLLDKMKQTKSNAEFLLQIQKTTPSSGNND comes from the coding sequence GTGAGCGACACCACCGATCTGATGGGCGTGACTGCCGACAAGAACGTCGACGCCGCCGCGCCCGCCGCAGGTGCTGCCACTGGCACCACCTCACGGCGCCGCCGCTCCGGCACCGGCCTCGAGGGCATGGTCCTGGCCGAGCTGCAGCAGGTCGCGTCCGGCCTCGGCATCAGGGGCACCGCGCGCATGCGCAAGAGCCAGCTGATCGAGGTCATCAAGGAAGCGCAGACCGGGGGCGCCCCTCTCCCCGGGGGCGGCGCCGCGGCCGCGCCGAAGAGCGCCGAGTCCGGCACCGCCGACACCAAGCCCAAGCGCCGCGCAACCTCCCGCACCCGTACGGGCGAGGAGACCGGCGGCAGGGCCGCGGACGCCGCGGAGGCGCCCCTCGCCGGTTCCGCCAAGGCGGAGAGGGACGACAGGGGCGAGGCGGCCGCGCGGGGCGGGAAGGCCGTCGCCCAGCAGCAGATCGAGATCCCCGGGCAGCCGTCGCCGAAGCTCGCCGCCTCCCTGGAGCAGGGCGACGAGGCCGCCGGCGACCGCCGACGGCGCCGCGCCACCGCCCCGGTCGGCAGCCCCGCCACCGATACCGAGGTCCGCGCCGAGGCCCGCACCGAGGTCCGGGCCGAAGGCCAGGAGGCCCGTACGGCCGAGTCCGACACCACCGAGGCCGGCCGCCGGGACCGCCGGGAGCGCCGGGACCGCGGTGACCGGGCCGACCGCCAGCGGGACCGCCGCGACCGCGGCAAGGGCGACGACCAGCAGGGCGGCGGCCAGCGCCAGCAGCGCCAGGGCGCCCCGCAGGGCCAGGCCGGGCCGCAGGACGACGGCTACGACGACGAGGCGGGCGGCCGCCGGGGCCGCCGCGGCCGCTACCGCGACCGCCGGGGCCGCCGCGGCCGCGAGGACTTCGCCGGTGAGCCGCAGGTCTCCGAGGACGACGTCCTCATCCCCGTCGCGGGCATTCTGGACATCCTCGACAACTACGCGTTCATCCGGACCTCGGGCTACCTGCCCGGCCCGAACGACGTCTACGTGTCGCTCGCCCAGGTCCGCAAGTACGGGCTGCGCAAGGGCGACCACGTCACGGGCGCCGTGCGCCAGCCGAAGGAGGGCGAGCGCCGCGAGAAGTTCAACGCGCTGGTCCGTCTCGACTCGGCCAACGGCATGGCCGCCGACTCCGGCCGCGGCCGTCCCGAGTTCAACAAGCTGACCCCGCTCTACCCGCAGGACCGGCTCCGCCTGGAGACCGACCCGGGCGTGCTGACCACCCGCATCATCGACCTCGTGTCGCCGATCGGAAAGGGCCAGCGCGGCCTGATCGTGGCCCCGCCGAAGACCGGCAAGACCATGATCATGCAGGCGATCGCCAACGCGATCACCCACAACAACCCCGAGTGCCACCTGATGGTCGTCCTCGTCGACGAGCGTCCGGAGGAGGTCACCGACATGCAGCGGTCGGTGAAGGGCGAGGTCATCTCCTCGACCTTCGACCGGCCGGCCGAGGACCACACCACCGTCGCCGAGCTGGCCATCGAGCGCGCCAAGCGCCTCGTGGAGCTGGGCCACGACGTGGTCGTCCTGCTGGACTCGATCACCCGTCTGGGCCGCGCGTACAACCTCGCGGCGCCCGCCTCCGGCCGCATCCTGTCCGGTGGTGTCGACTCGACCGCGCTGTACCCGCCGAAGCGCTTCTTCGGCGCCGCGCGGAACATCGAGGACGGCGGCTCGCTGACCATCCTCGCCACCGCGCTGGTGGACACCGGCTCGCGCATGGACGAGGTGATCTTCGAGGAGTTCAAGGGCACCGGCAACATGGAGCTCAAGCTCGACCGGAAGCTCGCCGACAAGCGCATCTTCCCCGCGGTGGACGTCGACGCGTCCGGCACCCGCAAGGAGGAGATCCTCCTCGGCAGCGAGGAGCTCGCCATCGTCTGGAAGCTGCGCCGGGTGCTGCACGCGCTCGACCAGCAGCAGGCGATCGAGCTGCTGCTCGACAAGATGAAGCAGACCAAGTCGAACGCCGAGTTCCTGCTCCAGATCCAGAAGACGACGCCGTCCTCCGGCAACAACGACTGA
- the thrB gene encoding homoserine kinase, which translates to MAGPAFRAAAVRVRVPATSANLGPGFDALGLALGLYDDVVVRVADAGLHVDIAGEGADTLPRDESHLLVRSLRAAFDLLGGQPRGLEVVCANRIPHGRGLGSSSAAICAGVVAARAVTIGGDSRLDDAALLELATEIEGHPDNVAACLLGGFTVAWSEAAATRAVRMDPEGSVVPVVFVPESPVLTETARGLLPRTVPHVDAAANAGRAALLVEALTRRPELLLAATEDRLHQEYRAPAMPESIALVNRLRADGVPAVISGAGPTVLALVEDGAADKVALLAGEGWAANRLALDTAGASVLPLAP; encoded by the coding sequence ATGGCCGGTCCCGCGTTCCGCGCCGCCGCCGTACGGGTGCGCGTTCCCGCCACCAGCGCCAACCTCGGTCCGGGCTTCGACGCCCTCGGCCTCGCACTGGGGCTGTACGACGACGTCGTCGTCCGGGTGGCCGACGCCGGGCTGCACGTCGACATCGCCGGCGAGGGCGCCGACACGCTCCCGCGCGACGAGAGCCACCTCCTCGTACGCTCCCTGCGCGCCGCGTTCGACCTGCTCGGCGGCCAGCCCCGCGGCCTCGAGGTCGTCTGCGCCAACCGCATCCCGCACGGCCGCGGCCTCGGCTCCTCCTCCGCCGCCATCTGCGCGGGCGTCGTCGCCGCGCGCGCCGTGACCATAGGCGGCGACAGCCGGCTCGACGACGCCGCGCTGCTGGAGCTCGCCACCGAGATCGAGGGCCACCCCGACAACGTCGCCGCCTGCCTCCTCGGGGGGTTCACCGTGGCCTGGAGCGAGGCCGCGGCGACCCGCGCGGTCAGGATGGACCCCGAGGGCTCCGTCGTCCCGGTGGTCTTCGTCCCCGAGAGCCCGGTGCTCACCGAGACGGCCCGGGGACTGCTGCCCCGCACCGTCCCCCATGTGGACGCCGCCGCCAACGCCGGCCGCGCCGCGTTGCTCGTCGAGGCCCTGACCAGGCGCCCCGAGCTGCTGCTCGCCGCCACCGAGGACCGGCTCCACCAGGAGTACCGGGCACCCGCGATGCCCGAGAGCATCGCCCTTGTGAACCGGCTGCGGGCGGACGGCGTCCCCGCGGTCATCTCCGGCGCGGGCCCCACGGTGCTGGCGCTGGTCGAGGACGGCGCGGCGGACAAGGTCGCGCTGCTGGCGGGAGAGGGCTGGGCGGCCAACCGGCTCGCCCTCGACACCGCCGGAGCGAGCGTGCTGCCGCTCGCGCCGTAG